CGCCCAGAGTGCGCCCTTCGGTCACGTCGCGGTGGCGTCGCCGGCGCAGAGTGCGGTTTTCTGTGAGGTGCCGGGTGCAGACTGCGCCTTTACGTGAGGCCGTCTGCGCAGAATGCGCCTTTGCGTGAGGTGGCTCCACGTTTGCGCAGGTGAGGAAAAGCGCACTCTACGGAAAGGCGCATTCTAGGCGCGGTCCCTCACGGAAAAGCGCACTCTGGGCGCGGGCTCTCACGGAAAAGCGCACTCTGCGCAACCGCCCGAGTTGCAGAATGCGCACTTTGGTGAGGCCCACACGCAAAATGCGCCTTTCCGTGAGGGCGACACCCCCAGAGTGCGTCTTTACGTGAGTCGCCGGTTGCAGAGTGGGGCATTTGCGTATGCTGTTGCGATCCCAAGGCCACCCACAACCCAAGCCCACGGCGCAACAGTGTACACAAATGCCCCAAAGTGGCACCGAGAGGTCATTTTAGCCAATCTGTGTACACTCCTGCGTCATCACCCTGACGGTGAGGCCCACGTCGCCAGGGCAGTGACGCAACCACCCACACGAACTCACGAAGCCTCAGCTTATGGGTGGCTGCTCTCGGAGCCCGATCGAAAACCAGCCCTATCCCCTCGGTCTGGCCCACATCACCGCATCGGCGAAATCGTCCCCTGAGTCTTAGGCCCTGAGCTTATAATCTGAACATAGGTTCAGTTCTATTCCAAGGGAGGTATCATGAGAAAGAGACCGTTACATACCGTTGCCATGCTACTGGCGCTTCTCACCCTGGTCATGTTGCCCACGGTGGCGCAGGCGTCGACCACCCAGCGGATCTATCGCCTCTACAACCGGTGGAACGGCGACCACCTCTTCACGAGGGACTCCGGCGAGCGCGCGGGCCTCATGGGCAGGGGCTGGAGCGACGAGGGCACCGCCTGGGAGGCGCCGGCCTCCGGCGCCAGCGTCTGGAGGCTCTACAACCCTTGGTCGGGGGAGCACCTCTACACCACCGACAAGGCCGAGTACGACGGCCTCGCCAGCCGTGGCTGGAGCCGGGAGGGCGTCTCGCTCCACAGCGGCGGGAAGGCCCCCGTCTACCGCCTCTACAACAGGTGGCTCACGGCGGGGACGCACCTCTACACCACGGACAAGGCCGAGTACGACAGGCTGGTTAAGATCGGCTGGTCGGGGGAGGGCGTCAAGCTCTACGCCGCCTCCTCGTCGGGCGGCTCGAACCCCGGCAAGCCCTCAAAGCCCGCCAACGGCCAGAGGCTCTTCGAGTCCCTGGGCGTCAACGTGGGAGCCCTCGCCAGCCAGGCCGAGGCGAAGGGCTACACCGCCGCGGCCGGCTACACGCTCGTCGACGCCGACAACCCCAAGAGCGCGTTCCACCTCGACAACATACGCAAGGCGCTCACGATAGTGGACCAGACCAACGCCGCCCGCGCGGCGCGCGGGCTTTCCGAGCTCAAGCTCACGCCGACCCTGATGGCCCAGTCCGCCATACAGACCAACGTGGGTACTAAGCTGTTGTGGCACCCCGAAATATTTAGTGTTGGCGAGAACCTCGCGTGGGGTTGCGCACATGACAGGGCCGTTGATGTTTGGATGGGCGAGGAGGCAGTCTACAACGCATACGTGGCGGAGCACCCCGACAGACGGCTCACGTGGGAGAACGCCAACAGCCTCCATAACTGGTCTCTAGCGTATCCCAGCGAGTATCTTCGGATGGGCCACTACTTCAACATCATCAACCCCTACTACGTCGCCATGGGCGCGGCATACAGCAGGCTCAACACGCAGTGGGACGACTTTGAGGGCGAGGTCTTCACCCTCTCCCTGCCGTCCGGAGAGCGCACCTACACGACAGCCGAGTTCAGGGCGCTGCTCGGCTAGCCGAGATGCGCCAATGATAGTGCCCCGCAGGTTTTTGGGGCACTAAGAAATCGTCTCAACTGGGCAAACGTCATTGGGATAGTGCCCCTCAGATTCTGGGGCACTATCCCAGATGTTTACCGTCAAGGTCTATGATTACGTTTAGACGATACTCATCACAGAGATTAAACGCATGTACCTGGAGTCCTTTTTGAGGGTATGCATTGTGATCCCTTTTAGCGTTCACGTTCGCCCTACTGACCACCAGAAAGAATGTTGATGCTTACATTATCGGTCTTCGCAGATGCTGCTAGACCGGCTATCACGGGTGAGCCAATGCCGATTAGCAGGGGAAGGGATATAGACAGAAAGGAAAGGTGGCCCGCCCATCCCAAGGCATGTTCCGCTGCTTTAGAGAGTCCGATTCCACATATAAGCCCAAAGACCGTACCAAGTAGCCCGATGGCAATGCTCTGGATAACATAGATCGTCTTGATTTGTCGCCGAGATGCGCCAACGACTTTATAGATGGCGATATCGCGGTACTTCTCCTGAATAGTGATAACAAATATGTTAACAATATTTATGGGACTGCGGTGGGAATCTTGGACCGAGACGGGACCGGGAGGAAGACCACATGTACAGCCAGGAGAGGAGAAGGCTCGCGATAGAGACCTTCATCAAATTCGACCATAGCTATGCTGATACCATCGCCGAGCTCGGGTACCCGACGAGGTCCGCGCTGCGAGCATGGTGGAACGAGTACAAG
The DNA window shown above is from Olsenella sp. oral taxon 807 and carries:
- a CDS encoding FtsX-like permease family protein: MNIVNIFVITIQEKYRDIAIYKVVGASRRQIKTIYVIQSIAIGLLGTVFGLICGIGLSKAAEHALGWAGHLSFLSISLPLLIGIGSPVIAGLAASAKTDNVSINILSGGQ